The Cucumis melo cultivar AY chromosome 5, USDA_Cmelo_AY_1.0, whole genome shotgun sequence genome has a segment encoding these proteins:
- the LOC127149536 gene encoding uncharacterized protein LOC127149536 translates to MYKHIYFVIATSAPVSLYSHATSIIKFNGFNFSDWCEQIRFHLGVLDLDLALLSEKPVAITSASSDEDRSFYKAWERSNRLSLMFMRMTVANNIKSTIKNTEDAKEFMKSVEKCSQSESADKSLAGTLMSTLTNIKFDGSRTIHEHILEMTNLAARLKTMGMEVNENFLVTFILNSLPSEYGPFHMNYNTLKDKWNVHELQSMLIQEEARLKKPIIHSANLMGHKGAGKNLEKRMARTIMDN, encoded by the coding sequence atgtataagcatatttattttgtaattgcaACATCTGCTCCTGTTTCTCTTTATTCGCATGCTACAtctataataaaatttaatggATTCAATTTCTCTGATTGGTGCGAACAAATCCGATTCCATCTTGGAGTTTTGGATCTTGATTTAGCACTTTTAAGTGAGAAACCTGTTGCAATTACTTCTGCTAGCAGTGATGAGGATCGATCTTTCTATAAAGCTTGGGAAAGATCAAATAGATTGAGCTTAATGTTTATGCGAATGACTGtagcaaacaatattaagtcCACAATTAAGAACACTGAAGATGCTAAGGAATTTATGAAATCTGTGGAAAAATGTTCTCAGTCAGAGTCGGCTGACAAGTCACTTGCTGGAACACTTATGAGTACTTTAACCAACATCAAGTTTGATGGTTCTCGTACTATACATGAGCATATCCTTGAAATGACGAACTTGGCAGCAAGGTTAAAGACCATGGGAATGGAAGTTAATGAGAATTTTTTGGTAACGTTTATCCTTAATTCCTTACCTTCAGAGTATGGTCCATTTCACATGAACTATAACACTCTGAAAGATAAATGGAATGTGCATGAATTACAAAGTATGCTCATTCAAGAGGAAGCGAGACTTAAGAAACCAATAATTCACTCTGCCAATCTCATGGGTCATAAAGGAGCTGGAAAGAACCTGGAAAAAAGAATGGCAAGGACAATCATGGACAATTAA
- the LOC103496909 gene encoding RING-H2 finger protein ATL52-like, with protein MDSVGIPDPSPPFNPFNFKDYCSQEICSAFCPQWCAFAFPPPPPLFGLDDTDDSATFFSPLIVAVIGILASAFVLVTYYAIVSKYCRRRVDESGGGGSGENLEADRVVNDTRQSGVGAGLDEALIKSISIYKFKKGEGLIEGSDCSVCLSEFQENESLRLLPKCSHAFHLACIDTWLKSSSSCPLCRCNIASTNPSPPSVTALGYRHSSDAAVVVVQDLSENVSLEAVVVEVVTDSTNQDEGSPNRNSNSRNLDQGNERTVRRGEESVGSIRSVSEDYQLSPYGNRNLSVADILSINHEEDEEVEAPVDSPMAAAGSGPSTGGGKETEKCRNRNGVLNSAVRMSISSGIFSFARYAKGKSSNSPI; from the coding sequence ATGGACTCCGTCGGAATCCCCGATCCCTCTCCTCCCTTCAATCCCTTCAACTTCAAGGACTACTGTTCTCAAGAAATTTGTTCAGCCTTCTGTCCACAGTGGTGCGCCTTCGCGTTCCCGCCGCCGCCGCCTCTCTTCGGCCTCGACGACACCGATGATTCCGCTACGTTCTTCTCACCTCTTATAGTCGCCGTGATCGGGATCTTAGCTAGCGCGTTTGTTCTGGTCACTTACTACGCCATCGTCTCCAAATATTGCCGGCGGAGAGTCGACGAAAGCGGCGGAGGCGGATCGGGAGAGAATTTGGAGGCGGATCGAGTGGTTAATGATACGCGGCAGTCCGGTGTGGGAGCGGGATTGGATGAGGCGCTCATTAAATCAATCTCGATTTACAAGTTCAAGAAGGGGGAAGGATTGATCGAAGGAAGCGATTGTTCTGTTTGTTTGAGTGAATTTCAAGAAAACGAGAGTTTGCGATTGTTGCCTAAATGTAGCCACGCTTTTCATCTCGCGTGTATCGATACTTGGCTCAAATCCAGTTCGAGTTGTCCTCTCTGTCGCTGCAATATTGCGTCTACGAATCCCTCGCCGCCGTCCGTGACGGCGCTAGGTTACCGCCATAGCAGTGACGCCGCCGTTGTTGTCGTTCAAGATTTGTCAGAAAATGTAAGCCTGGAGGCCGTCGTGGTTGAAGTCGTAACCGATTCAACTAATCAAGATGAAGGAAGTCCAAATCGAAATTCAAATTCGCGGAATTTGGATCAAGGAAATGAAAGAACAGTGAGAAGAGGAGAAGAATCTGTGGGTTCGATTAGGTCAGTTTCAGAGGATTATCAGTTGTCTCCATATGGAAATCGAAATCTCTCTGTTGCAGATATATTGAGCATCAACCACGAAGAAGACGAGGAGGTTGAAGCTCCTGTGGATTCACCAATGGCGGCGGCAGGTAGTGGTCCGTCAACTGGCGGGGGGAAAGAAACGGAAAAATGCAGAAACAGAAACGGCGTTTTGAATTCCGCCGTGAGAATGTCGATTTCATCTGGAATTTTTTCTTTCGCAAGGTATGCAAAAGGGAAGAGTTCCAATTCACCAATTTGA
- the LOC127149537 gene encoding leucine aminopeptidase 3, chloroplastic-like: MIQKKITFAAKDTDVLEWNGDLLAVGVTEKDVVKDDNNNFTNPLLQKLDALLGGLLAEASSEEDFSGKSGQAIVLRVSGLSFKRVGLFALGQSASRAAAFVGLGEAIAAAAQASRAVSVAFSLAFSADLSDEWKPAIASSIAIGTSSINVKLSTFSELQ; the protein is encoded by the exons atgatacagaaaaaa ATAACTTTTGCTGCAAAAGACACTGATGTCTTGGAATGGAATGGAGACTTGCTTGCTGTGGGTGTCACAGAGAAAGATGTGGTCAAGGATGACAACAACAACTTCACCAATCCACTTTTGCAAAAGTTGGATGCACTCTTGGGTGGATTGTTGGCCGAAGCTTCTTCAGAGGAAGATTTCTCTGGAAAGTCAGGCCAAGCTATTGTTCTTAGAGTTTCTGGTTTGAGCTTTAAGAGGGTGGGTTTATTTGCGCTTGGCCAGTCAGCTTCACGTGCAGCAGCCTTTGTTGGTCTAGGTGAGGCCATTGCAGCAGCAGCACAGGCATCTCGAGCAGTTTCAGTTGCTTTTTCTCTTGCCTTCTCAGCGGACCTTTCGGATGAATGGAAGCCAGCCATTGCCTCGTCCATTGCAATTGGTACGTCTTCTATAAACGTTAAACTATCTACTTTCTCAGAATTACAATAG